TATCACAGTTCCACATGCTTAACCTCTTCATCTTCAACTCTTCCTCACCTTAACTCATCtatctctctcttcttttcctCCGAGcgacaccacacacacacactctcaaTCTCTCTGATGGAGAAGACGCTGGTTCTTCACAAGCTCGAAGCTCGTGGCATAATTTAGAcatttttcttcaagtctttCTTTTCTCTACCTGGTTTACTTTCCTTTCTTTTTGCTTGTCTTTCTACAACATCCTCTGCTGGAGTATGGCATGCCGGAAACTGGTCGTTGGGAACTTGGATCCGCAGAGAAAGAGAAGTGGGGGGTTGAGGACGAAACAGGCGGGGAGAGGATCGTGCCGTGGTAGTTAGGACCCGGAATCTAAACTCGCCGGAAAATGCGTGTTTTCCGGCTTTGATAATTGCCCTTTTGTGTTTTTCTGTTCGTGCATGCTGTTGTTTCTCCATTAGGtcggagaaaagaaaaaaaagcaagTAAATTGTCGCGTGCTTTGAGATGGGGTTTTTGTTGAAAGAAGCTTTGAGGACTCTCTGCGGTCGGAATCAATGGTCTTATGCTGTGTTCTGGAAGATCGGTTGCCACAATTCTAAGTAAAAAGCTAAATCTTTTAAGTTTTTGCTTGTTTCATCTTCCTTGTGTTGTGTGTTATTTcgtgtttattttttgtttcatggaATGTATAACCTGGATGCAGTGAACATTTTTGTGTGGAAATTCTGGTTGTTGGAATTTCCAAATCAATTTTGGTTGATTACTTGCTGTTATATGTTTGCTTTTGGTGCTTGTACTTTATCAGGACCTCGTATAGGAGGAACTCATACGGAATTCATGTCCATATTAGATTCTGTTTCTGGAGATTTGTTTCCAAGATATGATGGACATTTTGGGGTCTTATTTATGGGCCACTGCTTCCTTTTATTTGATTCGTATTCGTGTCCTGCAATATACTCTTTTATACTTTGGAACTTTGTGCCTTGATTGCTTCTGTTTTGTCTTCAAGAATcttagttttaatatatataatatttatttaaaaataagtttatctGCCATTGGTTTACCAGGCGCACTAACTAAACTAATGGATTATTGGTTTGTGATCCTTCGCACGAATCTGCTAATTCGGAGTTTGTCTTTGTCTTTTGATTCGGTTTGGCTTTATTTACTTTTCCACTGATAGAAAtcttttcgttttatttttaattttcatctgTAAGCGAGCGGTTTATCTGCTGATCAATTTTGTCATGCaaaaacttgattaaaatatgttatctcTATTTCCTTTGTTTTGGTCCTTTGATTGAGCCTTGTCTTTTGCTTATTGAGTAAATACATGAAAGTATCTTTGTTGCTTGTCCATCGATCTCGTAACCCAAAATGGAGTTTGAATTATTAAGCGTATGAAATTTTGCTGATTTCTGCTGATTAAGTATCTTTGTTTAAGCTAGTTGAGTTACTCAAGTATGGTTTGATTTGGCAGGTTATTAATCTGGGAAGAATGCTACTATGAACCTTTGCCATGCCCTCCACCCATGTTTGGAATGGGAGATTTGCCTTATCAGAATGGGGGAGGACACTGGTTTTCTTCAGGTTCTCAATCATCTCAACTCGGGATTCAAGAGGAGGACCGAGTCAATTCTTTGATTAACAAAATGACAGTAAACAATTCAGTTATCATTGCAGGAGAAGGGTAAGTGCTTTGCATCTTCGTGTATTTGTGCATCTAATTCAGGTTTCCACAAAATTTTCAAGTGATTTTGTTGTTTATCCCATGTTACTGAACTGCCATTTTTTGTGTTATTCAGTATGGTTGGACGGGCTGCATTTACAGGCAGCCATCAGTGGATTCTCTTGAACAGTTTCACAAAAGATGTATATCCACAGCAGGTATGAATTTGATTATTGGCTTCTAGAggttaaatacatttttcttgtagGGAAGTTTAGAGACTTGGAGTATATATTCTTGTGAACTTTGTTTTGATTTCTTGTATCTGTGCTCCCTTTTTAGTTATACCCTGAAGTGCATCACCAACTTTCAGCTGGAATACAGGTTTGTGATTTTACTTATGATCCATGTCTGGTTGTAAAACTTTGTATTTCTGTTTCATGATGCACTATCATATTGTTTTTGCAGACAGTAGTAGTTATTCCTGTACTTCCTCACGGTGTTTGTCAATTTGGTTCTTTCTTACCTGTAAGTCCTTTTCTTTCTATTGTTCTGTAATACTGGAGAGATGTAATAATGATTTTCTAGTTTGTATTCTAGTGATTGTACCATCATTTTCTGCTGTTCCAATGTTCCCCAACTAATGCTCCAATACTTGATGACACAGATGAATGAGAATATGGGATTTGTGAATGATGTGAAGAGCTTGATCTTGCAATTAGGATGTGTTCCTGGCGCCCTTCTATCTGAAGACTATTCAGCAAATCGATTTGCTGGACCTTCCATTGTGCCGGTGTCTATTGATCCACCTGTCATTACGTCGAATTGCACTCCCTCAGTAGCTAATGGCTCCAATCAGAAAAGTAATTCATTTCATACTTCAAGGCCTTTTGTTCAAACACCTTGCCATTTAAATGTAGAGACAAGTACCTGCCAGGGTTCTGCACTGGCACCAGAAACCTGTAAAATGAACCAGATACCCAGCAACCATTGCCAACCAAATGTTATTCCAATGAGTAAAACAAACTTTTCTGGGCAACAACAGAACAGAGCTATGGAGGCTGAAGTGATAATCTCAGATGTTGATTCATGCCTGCAGCAGCATTCTGTTTCACATACTGCTAGATCTGCATTTGATAACTTGACTGGTTCTGGGTCTTTTGGTCAATCTTGTTTGAGTGATGATCATCTAACATTAATGGAGCAACAAATCATATCAGCGATTGGGAATCGAGATAATGTTAATCCTTGTTTCAATGTGTCAAGCACCTTAAACATGCCACATCTAAACACAGATGGAGGCCACATACTTGGCCACAGTATGAATTCTAGCAGTGCCCCTTTACTTGGAGGAATCCCAATACATGGTGGAATGAGTACTCTTTTGAGGTCAAATCTGATTACTAGTCCTGGTTCAAAATCTCCCAAAGCATCCACAGCTGATTTATCCAGAGAAGTTGAGATTGGTCTTCAAAATTCTGATTCTTCAACTAAAGCAAGAGGTTGTTCTTTGGCTAATTCGAGTAATCAATGCAGCACCTTTCCCATGCACGTAGAAGGTTCTGATCACAAGTGTGTTTCAACTAATCAAAAGATAGATTATGATTTGCATCAGGCCCCTAACCTCCCCACTTTCCATGTTGAGCAACGTGTGCCCATTAGTGGTCAAATCCCTGGTCTTGCCCATGATTGCGTTAGTAAAGATGATAGTATTCAATCTATGATGGGAATGAATCCCAAACTCAAACTAGATTGTACTAAACCTCCATCAGATGATGACCTGTTTGATGTTTTAGGGGTagatttgaaaaacaaattgctGAATGG
This region of Vigna unguiculata cultivar IT97K-499-35 chromosome 5, ASM411807v1, whole genome shotgun sequence genomic DNA includes:
- the LOC114183614 gene encoding transcription factor LHW-like isoform X1, which codes for MGFLLKEALRTLCGRNQWSYAVFWKIGCHNSKLLIWEECYYEPLPCPPPMFGMGDLPYQNGGGHWFSSGSQSSQLGIQEEDRVNSLINKMTVNNSVIIAGEGMVGRAAFTGSHQWILLNSFTKDVYPQQLYPEVHHQLSAGIQTVVVIPVLPHGVCQFGSFLPMNENMGFVNDVKSLILQLGCVPGALLSEDYSANRFAGPSIVPVSIDPPVITSNCTPSVANGSNQKSNSFHTSRPFVQTPCHLNVETSTCQGSALAPETCKMNQIPSNHCQPNVIPMSKTNFSGQQQNRAMEAEVIISDVDSCLQQHSVSHTARSAFDNLTGSGSFGQSCLSDDHLTLMEQQIISAIGNRDNVNPCFNVSSTLNMPHLNTDGGHILGHSMNSSSAPLLGGIPIHGGMSTLLRSNLITSPGSKSPKASTADLSREVEIGLQNSDSSTKARGCSLANSSNQCSTFPMHVEGSDHKCVSTNQKIDYDLHQAPNLPTFHVEQRVPISGQIPGLAHDCVSKDDSIQSMMGMNPKLKLDCTKPPSDDDLFDVLGVDLKNKLLNGNWNKLFADELDANTENMDKKSEPMNIPDSGIFSGTGTDHLLDAVVSKAKSVVKQDSDDMSCRTTLTRNSTSSVPSPSCRPVMSGNFQGGLFDFPKNGGKTGATEATFLRSRCNKEDAGNCSQTSSTYGSQLSSWVENSGSVKRENSVSTGYSKRPDEACKPNRKRLKPGENPRPRPKDRQMIQDRVKELREIVPNGAKCSIDALLERTIKHMLFLQSVTKHADKLKQTGESKIINKEGGLLLKDNFEGGATWAYEVGSQSMVCPIVVEDLNPPRQMLVEMLCEERGFFLEIADLIRGLGLTILKGVMEAHNDKIWARFAVEANRDVTRMEIFMSLVRLLEQTVKGKESSSNAMDNNMVYHSFPQAAQIAATGGPSSLQ
- the LOC114183614 gene encoding transcription factor LHW-like isoform X2 produces the protein MFGMGDLPYQNGGGHWFSSGSQSSQLGIQEEDRVNSLINKMTVNNSVIIAGEGMVGRAAFTGSHQWILLNSFTKDVYPQQLYPEVHHQLSAGIQTVVVIPVLPHGVCQFGSFLPMNENMGFVNDVKSLILQLGCVPGALLSEDYSANRFAGPSIVPVSIDPPVITSNCTPSVANGSNQKSNSFHTSRPFVQTPCHLNVETSTCQGSALAPETCKMNQIPSNHCQPNVIPMSKTNFSGQQQNRAMEAEVIISDVDSCLQQHSVSHTARSAFDNLTGSGSFGQSCLSDDHLTLMEQQIISAIGNRDNVNPCFNVSSTLNMPHLNTDGGHILGHSMNSSSAPLLGGIPIHGGMSTLLRSNLITSPGSKSPKASTADLSREVEIGLQNSDSSTKARGCSLANSSNQCSTFPMHVEGSDHKCVSTNQKIDYDLHQAPNLPTFHVEQRVPISGQIPGLAHDCVSKDDSIQSMMGMNPKLKLDCTKPPSDDDLFDVLGVDLKNKLLNGNWNKLFADELDANTENMDKKSEPMNIPDSGIFSGTGTDHLLDAVVSKAKSVVKQDSDDMSCRTTLTRNSTSSVPSPSCRPVMSGNFQGGLFDFPKNGGKTGATEATFLRSRCNKEDAGNCSQTSSTYGSQLSSWVENSGSVKRENSVSTGYSKRPDEACKPNRKRLKPGENPRPRPKDRQMIQDRVKELREIVPNGAKCSIDALLERTIKHMLFLQSVTKHADKLKQTGESKIINKEGGLLLKDNFEGGATWAYEVGSQSMVCPIVVEDLNPPRQMLVEMLCEERGFFLEIADLIRGLGLTILKGVMEAHNDKIWARFAVEANRDVTRMEIFMSLVRLLEQTVKGKESSSNAMDNNMVYHSFPQAAQIAATGGPSSLQ